A single window of Sparus aurata chromosome 12, fSpaAur1.1, whole genome shotgun sequence DNA harbors:
- the LOC115593138 gene encoding SWI/SNF-related matrix-associated actin-dependent regulator of chromatin subfamily B member 1-like translates to MQLALSKTFGQKPVKFQLEQDGDFYMVGSEVGNYLRMFRGSLYKRYPSLWRRLASVEERKKIVASSHATSVTLLKASECEEIFEGNDEKYKAVSISTEPPAYLREQKAKRSSQWVPTLPNSSHHLDAVPCSTTINRNRMGRDKKRTFPLCFDDHDPAVIHENAAQVEALVPIRLDMEIDGQKLRDAFTWNMNEKLMTPEMFAEILCDDLDLNPLAFVPAIASAIRQQIESYPTDSILEEQADQRVIIKLNIHVGNISLVDQFEWDMSERENSPESFALKLCSELGLGGEFVTTIAYSIRGQLSWHQRTYAFSENPLPTVEIAIRNTGDADQWCPLLETLTDAEMEKKIRDQDRNTRRMRRLANTAPSW, encoded by the exons GTGGGAAACTATCTGCGTATGTTCAGAGGCTCCCTGTATAAAAGATATCCATCTTTATGGAGGAGGCTGGCctcagtggaggagaggaagaaaatcgTAGCATCATCACATG CCACTAGTGTTACTCTGCTGAAGGCctcagaatgtgaagaaatctTCGAGGGTAATGATGAGAAATACAAGGCGGTGTCCATCAGCACAGAGCCCCCAGCTTACCTCAG AGAGCAGAAAGCAAAGAGAAGCAGTCAGTGGGTCCCCACGCTGCCCAACAGCTCTCATCATCTCGATGCCGTGCCTTGCTCCACCACCATCAACCGCAACCGAATGGGGCGTGACAAGAAGAGGACCTTCCCCCTGTG CTTTGATGACCACGACCCTGCAGTGATCCATGAGAACGCAGCGCAGGTCGAGGCGCTGGTCCCCATTCGTCTAGATATGGAGATTGACGGACAGAAACTGCGAGACGCCTTCACTTGGAACATGAACG AGAAACTGATGACCCCGGAGATGTTTGCTGAGATTTTATGTGATGACCTGGATCTGAACCCTCTGGCCTTTGTTCCCGCCATTGCCTCAGCCATTCGCCAGCAGATAGAATCCTACCCCACCGACAGCATACTAGAAGAGCAGGCAGACCAGAGAGTCATCATCAAG CTGAACATCCACGTTGGAAACATCTCTCTGGTGGACCAGTTTGAGTGGGacatgtcagagagagagaactcaCCGGAGTCGTTTGCACTGAAGTTGTGCTCTGAGCTTGGTCTTGGAGGAGAGTTTGTCACCACTATCGCCTACAGCATTCGTGGTCAGCTCAGCTGGCATCAGAGGACCTATGCTTTCAG TGAGAACCCACTCCCCACAGTAGAGATTGCCATCCGCAACACAGGCGATGCAGATCAGTGGTGCCCCCTACTGGAGACCCTCACAGATGCTGAGATGGAGAAGAAGATCCGAGACCAAGACAGGAACACAAG GCGCATGAGACGACTGGCCAACACGGCTCCATCCTGGTAG